From Deltaproteobacteria bacterium HGW-Deltaproteobacteria-2, one genomic window encodes:
- a CDS encoding circadian clock protein KaiB, with product MAATVKGNKKTDATEEIWNLRLYVAGQTPKSITAFANLKNICDEHLAGKYRIEVIDLLKNPQLAKGDQIIAIPTLVRKLPEPIKKIIGDLANTERVLVGLDIRSVSG from the coding sequence GATGCAACAGAAGAAATCTGGAATCTCAGGTTGTATGTCGCCGGTCAGACCCCGAAATCAATTACGGCCTTTGCTAATTTAAAGAATATCTGTGATGAGCACCTTGCCGGAAAATACCGAATTGAAGTCATTGATCTTTTAAAGAATCCCCAGCTGGCCAAAGGTGATCAGATTATTGCCATACCGACACTGGTTAGGAAACTACCCGAGCCGATTAAAAAGATTATCGGCGATCTGGCCAACACGGAACGTGTCCTGGTGGGACTGGACATTCGTTCTGTCTCAGGATGA
- a CDS encoding thiol-disulfide isomerase, which translates to MEMKKVKTNTEKFEKVAAKQDRAKYVLRLYVTGMTPKSTRAITNVQTLCEQYLKGCYELEVIDIYQQPKLAAGEQIIATPTLIKKLPLPLRKVIGDMSDTERFLVGIDLKSKKL; encoded by the coding sequence ATGGAGATGAAAAAAGTGAAAACTAACACTGAGAAATTCGAAAAAGTGGCAGCTAAGCAGGACCGGGCAAAGTATGTTCTTCGGCTGTACGTCACAGGAATGACCCCAAAATCAACCAGGGCCATTACCAATGTCCAGACACTCTGTGAACAGTACCTGAAGGGTTGCTATGAACTCGAGGTGATTGACATCTACCAGCAGCCCAAACTGGCCGCGGGAGAACAGATTATTGCCACGCCGACGCTTATCAAGAAACTCCCCCTGCCGCTGAGGAAAGTCATCGGCGACATGTCGGATACGGAAAGGTTTCTTGTGGGCATCGATCTGAAATCCAAGAAATTATAA
- a CDS encoding Fis family transcriptional regulator: MVETMNEGAVTMGADGTILFCNQRFANIVKASLKKIMGSPIYQYLSSTDIPLFKTLIERGMKGKSKAEIKLQTGCEKFVPVLLSINAIQHTDIPGVLCMVVTDLTEQKHNEEMRVEERALQKSHDKLEQQVEERTVKLRTALHEIKEMKDKLEAENIYFRQEHKTKHQFENIIGQSDGLKYVLYRAQQVAPGNTTILILGETGTGKELIAASIHNMSPRKERPLITVNCAALPGNLIESELFGREKGAFTGADARRMGRFEVANGSTICLDEIGELPLELQGKLLRVIQHGEFERLGSSQTIKVDARIIATTNRNLEEEVRQGRFRQDLFYRLNVFPITVPPLRLRKDDIPLMVQAFMERYSRKLGKQITNIPKETIKALKDYPWPGNVRELESIIERAVILCPGPVLQLADKLEISSPTLSSAMRTLEDTERSQIIKILTETNWRIEGKDGAAAILGIHPSTLRARLHKLEIVRPET; this comes from the coding sequence ATGGTCGAAACCATGAACGAAGGGGCCGTCACAATGGGCGCTGACGGCACGATCCTTTTCTGTAATCAACGTTTTGCAAATATCGTCAAAGCGTCTCTGAAAAAAATAATGGGATCTCCAATCTATCAATACCTTTCATCAACAGATATTCCATTATTTAAGACATTGATTGAACGGGGCATGAAAGGGAAAAGTAAGGCGGAAATCAAACTACAAACCGGATGTGAAAAATTCGTGCCTGTCTTACTTTCTATTAACGCTATTCAACACACGGATATTCCCGGTGTATTGTGCATGGTAGTTACCGACCTGACGGAACAAAAGCATAATGAAGAAATGCGGGTAGAGGAGCGGGCGCTGCAAAAATCCCATGACAAGCTTGAGCAGCAGGTAGAAGAGCGAACAGTTAAACTTCGGACGGCTCTTCATGAAATCAAAGAAATGAAAGATAAGCTCGAGGCCGAGAATATCTACTTCCGTCAAGAGCACAAAACAAAACATCAATTTGAGAATATTATCGGGCAGAGTGATGGTCTTAAGTATGTTCTCTATCGGGCACAGCAAGTTGCTCCAGGGAACACAACGATCCTCATCCTCGGGGAGACCGGTACGGGGAAAGAGCTGATCGCTGCCTCCATCCATAACATGAGTCCCCGAAAAGAAAGGCCATTGATCACGGTCAACTGTGCCGCCCTGCCGGGTAATTTAATTGAGAGCGAATTGTTCGGTCGGGAGAAGGGAGCATTTACCGGAGCAGATGCCCGGAGGATGGGGCGATTCGAAGTTGCTAATGGTTCTACAATATGTCTTGATGAGATCGGGGAGCTGCCGCTGGAGTTGCAGGGAAAGTTGCTGAGGGTGATTCAGCATGGCGAGTTTGAGCGTCTGGGTTCTTCCCAAACCATCAAAGTCGATGCGCGGATCATAGCAACGACCAATCGAAACCTTGAAGAAGAAGTTCGCCAGGGCCGGTTTCGGCAGGATCTTTTCTATCGGCTCAACGTCTTCCCCATCACGGTCCCGCCACTACGGCTACGCAAAGATGACATTCCGCTGATGGTCCAGGCCTTTATGGAACGGTATTCCAGAAAATTGGGCAAACAGATAACGAATATTCCGAAGGAAACGATTAAAGCACTGAAGGATTATCCTTGGCCCGGTAACGTCCGGGAGCTGGAAAGTATCATTGAACGAGCTGTGATCTTGTGCCCCGGGCCGGTTTTGCAGCTGGCGGATAAACTGGAGATTTCATCTCCCACACTTTCATCTGCCATGCGAACACTGGAAGATACGGAGCGAAGCCAAATTATAAAAATCCTCACGGAAACCAACTGGCGCATCGAGGGAAAAGACGGGGCCGCAGCTATCCTGGGCATCCATCCGAGTACTTTAAGAGCGAGACTGCATAAGCTGGAAATAGTGCGGCCGGAGACATAA
- a CDS encoding chemotaxis protein CheB, which produces MKKQAKTVKKDHKRDKSPLTRINRTDNLTKGTSVTLFSIPLRGNKAQKKISGLPKDTLARPQKDFLFPIAGIGASAGGLEAIEQFLRHVPANSGVAFIIVQHLDPTHKGMMHELLKRATSMEIFQVKDGMRVKPNCVYVIPPNKDMSILHGVLHLFQPTAPRGLRLPIDFFLRSLADDCQEHSIGVILSGMGSDGTMGLRAIKEKMGVTLVQEPASAKFDSMPRSAITAGLADIIAPAADLPGKIIDYLNHTIFIAKNGMPMEEKDQSALEKVFILLRSKTGHDFSMYKKNTVYRRIERRMSIHKINRIASYVRYLQENSQEVELLFKELLIGVTSFFRDDAAWEHLRLKVIPALLKTREARQTLRAWSAGCSTGEEAYSLAMAFKEAVEQIKPAQNFKLHIFATDLDRETIDKARQGFYPANIVADITPGRLKRFFNKVEGGYQIVKEIREMVTFATQNIVMDPPFTKLDILVCRNLLIYLTPELQKKLLQLFHYSLNPGGILFLGSSETISTFTHLFAPLNIKTRIFRRLESVLPAETQIFPVSFSPAKSGVSKELTMLKPATNLQSLADQLLLQRFSPPAVLVNEKGDILYISGRTGKYLEPAAGKANWNIFAMAREGLRFDLGSAFQKALRQKGTVTAKDLTVDENGGTHTVDITVKFIQEPEALRGMVMIVFTDVETSPAKKSKVGAKTAPAGHARVLELEQELRHLREELQTTREEMQSSQEELKSANEELQSTNEELQSTNEELTTSREEMQSMNEELQTVNAEQQSKMEELFKINDDMRNLLNSTEIVTVFLDNDLHVRRFTPGADKIFKLIPGDVGRPLSDIVSDLLYPKMTEEAREVLRTLVFSEKQVATADGRWFSVRIMPYRTMDDVIGGVVITFSNITATKSLEAELREEIGKLKNEDSR; this is translated from the coding sequence ATGAAAAAACAAGCAAAAACAGTAAAAAAAGATCATAAAAGGGATAAATCTCCCCTTACCCGGATAAACCGTACAGATAACTTAACGAAGGGAACCTCCGTTACTCTTTTCAGTATTCCCTTGAGAGGTAACAAAGCGCAGAAAAAAATTTCCGGCTTACCAAAAGATACACTGGCGCGGCCCCAAAAAGATTTTCTTTTTCCCATAGCCGGTATCGGTGCGTCCGCAGGCGGACTGGAAGCCATCGAACAGTTCCTGCGGCATGTTCCCGCAAACAGCGGCGTCGCTTTTATCATCGTCCAGCATCTGGATCCGACCCACAAGGGTATGATGCACGAATTGCTTAAGCGCGCCACCTCGATGGAGATTTTTCAGGTCAAAGATGGAATGCGGGTCAAGCCAAACTGCGTTTATGTTATTCCCCCCAACAAGGACATGTCCATTCTGCACGGAGTACTGCATCTGTTCCAGCCGACGGCGCCACGCGGTCTGCGCCTCCCGATTGATTTCTTTTTGCGCTCCCTGGCCGATGACTGTCAGGAACACAGCATAGGCGTCATCCTCTCCGGCATGGGTTCGGACGGTACGATGGGATTACGCGCTATCAAAGAAAAGATGGGCGTGACGCTGGTGCAGGAACCTGCCTCGGCCAAGTTCGACAGCATGCCCCGCAGCGCCATTACGGCAGGTCTTGCCGACATCATCGCTCCAGCGGCGGATTTGCCCGGAAAGATTATCGACTATCTGAACCACACTATCTTCATTGCCAAAAATGGAATGCCCATGGAGGAGAAGGACCAAAGCGCTCTGGAGAAAGTCTTCATTCTCCTTCGCTCCAAGACCGGCCATGATTTTTCCATGTACAAAAAGAACACCGTTTACCGCCGGATCGAACGGCGCATGAGCATTCACAAGATCAACCGGATCGCGTCTTATGTCCGCTACCTGCAGGAGAATTCGCAGGAAGTTGAGCTTCTCTTTAAGGAGCTTCTGATCGGCGTGACCAGCTTTTTTCGTGACGATGCGGCATGGGAACATCTGCGTCTGAAGGTTATCCCGGCGCTGCTGAAAACCCGCGAAGCCCGACAAACTCTGCGGGCCTGGTCGGCGGGCTGTTCGACCGGAGAAGAAGCGTATTCGCTGGCGATGGCCTTCAAAGAAGCCGTCGAACAGATTAAACCGGCCCAAAATTTTAAACTGCATATCTTTGCTACCGACCTCGATCGCGAAACGATAGACAAAGCAAGGCAGGGATTCTATCCGGCTAATATCGTCGCGGACATAACCCCCGGGCGACTGAAGCGTTTTTTTAACAAGGTAGAAGGCGGCTACCAGATCGTGAAGGAGATTCGGGAAATGGTGACTTTCGCCACTCAGAATATCGTCATGGACCCGCCCTTTACCAAGCTGGATATCCTTGTTTGCCGCAACCTTTTAATTTATTTGACGCCGGAGCTGCAAAAAAAGCTCCTGCAGCTTTTTCATTATAGCCTGAACCCTGGCGGCATCCTGTTTCTGGGAAGTTCGGAGACCATCAGCACTTTCACCCATCTATTTGCGCCTCTTAACATCAAGACACGGATTTTCCGGAGACTCGAATCAGTCCTGCCGGCAGAAACACAGATATTCCCTGTTTCATTTTCTCCCGCCAAGTCGGGAGTTTCCAAGGAGTTAACGATGTTGAAACCTGCAACGAATCTGCAATCATTAGCCGACCAATTACTTCTGCAGCGCTTTTCCCCGCCCGCCGTTCTGGTGAACGAGAAAGGGGACATCCTTTATATCAGCGGAAGGACAGGCAAATATCTGGAGCCGGCTGCCGGCAAGGCCAACTGGAATATTTTTGCCATGGCCCGGGAAGGGCTCCGTTTTGATCTCGGCAGCGCTTTCCAGAAGGCCCTCAGACAAAAAGGAACGGTCACCGCCAAGGATCTTACGGTGGATGAAAACGGCGGCACGCATACAGTCGATATCACCGTCAAGTTTATTCAGGAGCCGGAGGCGCTGCGGGGAATGGTCATGATCGTTTTTACCGACGTGGAAACATCTCCGGCAAAGAAATCGAAGGTTGGCGCAAAGACCGCGCCTGCCGGTCATGCCCGGGTTCTGGAACTGGAGCAGGAACTGAGACATCTGCGCGAAGAGCTTCAGACAACCCGCGAAGAAATGCAATCTTCGCAGGAAGAACTCAAATCAGCCAATGAAGAACTTCAATCCACCAACGAAGAGTTGCAGTCCACCAATGAAGAGCTGACCACCTCCCGGGAAGAAATGCAATCCATGAACGAAGAATTGCAGACGGTCAACGCTGAGCAGCAATCCAAGATGGAAGAGCTCTTTAAAATAAACGACGATATGAGGAATCTCCTCAACAGCACGGAAATCGTCACTGTGTTTTTAGACAACGACCTCCATGTCCGGCGCTTTACGCCCGGGGCGGACAAAATCTTCAAACTGATTCCGGGAGACGTGGGACGGCCGCTCTCCGATATCGTCAGCGACCTGCTCTATCCCAAAATGACCGAGGAAGCACGGGAAGTGCTGCGCACGCTGGTCTTTTCGGAAAAGCAGGTTGCCACGGCCGACGGGCGCTGGTTTTCAGTGCGCATTATGCCCTACCGTACCATGGATGACGTCATCGGCGGCGTGGTGATCACCTTTTCGAATATTACCGCGACCAAGTCGCTGGAAGCCGAACTGAGGGAAGAGATTGGCAAGTTAAAAAATGAAGATAGCAGATAG